A segment of the Cenarchaeum symbiosum A genome:
TCCGCATATTCAGGCTGCGCGATCATGTGAGGCGCCTCCGGCGCTCGGGGGCCTACTATTCCATGCGGCTCCGGTATACTGACAGGGAGCTCATGGATGGAATGGCCGGCCTCTGCAGGAGGAACCGCGTGAAGGAATCGTGCTATATCAGGCCGTTCTACTTTGTGGGCGAGCACGGGATAAACCTGCATGTAACCCGGGCTGCGCCGACGCATGTGGCAATGCTGGTGCTGCCCCTGCGGGATATCTTTGACAAGGGCGGGATATCAGCAGAGATAGTCGGGCGCAGAAAATTCTCGGACCTGTCGACCCCCGTGCAGGCGAAAATGGGCGGCAACTACCTCAACTCGATAATAGCCACGCAGGAGGCAAAAAGGGGCGGCTTTGACGAGGCCATACTGCTCGACCACAGGGGGGACGTGAGCGAGGCCCCAGGCGAGAACATATTCGTGGTAAAGGGAGGCAGGCTGCACACGCCCCCGTCCTCCTCGTCCGCGCTCGACGGGATCACCCGCGATACGGTAATGAGGCTCGCAGAAGACCTCGGGTATTCTGCGTCAGCAAGGAGGATAAGCAAGGAGCGGCTCCTTGGGGCAGACGAGGTATTTCTGACGGGAACGGCTGCCGAGATAGTCCCCGTGGTCCGGATAGGAAAAAAGAGGATCGGCAGGCGGCCCGGCCCCATAACAGAGGAGCTCATGCAGGAGTATCAGAGGACGGTGGCAGGAAGGAACCCCAGGTATTCCCGCTGGCTGACAGGTGTGTATGGTTGAGGGTCGCGCAGATAGGCACCGGCGGGTGGGGCAAGAACCACACAAGGGTGCTCTCCGAGATTGGCGCGCTGGCGGCAGTCTGCGATAGGGATGAATCAAGGGCCTCAGAGTACGGGGAAAAGCACAAGGTGCCCCATTACACCTCGGTGGATGCCCTGATAGAGCGGGGGGAGTTTGATGCGGCCGTGATATGCACGCCGACTGCGACTCACGCGGAGGTTGCCGGGCGGCTCATATCCGCGGGAAAGCACGTCCTTGTGGAAAAGCCCATGACGTACCTTGCATCCGACGGCGAGAGGCTCGCAGAAGCGGCCAGAAAGAACAAGGTCCTGCTGACATGCGGGTATATCGAAAGGTTCAACCCAGCTGTCGAGGAGGTCAGAAAGATGGTAAGATCCGGCTCGTGCGGCGATCTTGTCATGCTCGAGTTCCACCGCGAGAACAGGATGCCGCCGCACATAAAGGATGTGGGGATAATATACGACACATCCGTCCATGATATAGACACGGCCATGTGGCTGTTTGGCGGCACCCCGCAGGTGGTATTTGCAAGGGCCGGCAGGATAAGGCACGAGCACGAGGACTTTGCGTCCATCATGCTCGGGTTTGAAGGCGACAGGGTGGCGGTGATCTCGTCGAACTGGATAACGCCCGCCAGGGTGAGGACCTTCAACGCGGTGTGCACCGAGGCGATAATATCGTCGGATTTCATATCCCAGGAGGTGAGGACCACCAGGGAGGGATCCACCGAGGTGGCCGGGGGCGGCGGCGAGGAGCCGCTGCTCAGGGAGATCCGCTCGTTTATCGGGGCGGCCGAGGGGAAAAACGAGCCCGTCGTGAAGGCCCGGGAGGCGGTCAACGTGACACGCATAGCCGAAGCAGCACTTTTATCAAGCAGCAGGGGCGTGCCGATCTACTTGGAGCTGGAATGAAGCGCAACATGGTGGAGATACTGGCGTGCCCCATGGACAAGCACCACCCCCTTGAGCTGTTCGAGTGCGGCTCCGACGGGGACAAGGTGCTAGAAGGGGCATTATACTGCACAGAGTGCTCGAGGTTCTATCCGATAATAGACGAGATCCCCGTGATGCTGCCCGACGAGCTGAGGGACAAGGAAGAGGAGATGGAGTTTCTCAAAAAGAACAGGGAAAGCCTTCCGGAGAAGGTGACCGGCAGCGCGTCGCCCTGGCACCTGTAAAGGCATGAACCACATCTCGGAGAGCGCAAAGCTGGGCAAAAACGTGAGCGTCTGGCATTTTGCATATGTCGGGGATGGCGCCGAGCTTGGTGACAATGTCAGCGTGGGCTCGCTGGCCCATGTGGATTCCGGCGTAAAGGTGGGCGAGAACACAAGGATAGGTGGGCTTGCGTTCATCCCGCCGCGCACGATAATAGGCAGGGACGTCTTCATCGGCCCCGGCGCCGTGCTGGCCAACGACCCCTACCCGCCGAGCGGCAGGCTGGGGGGGACCACGGTCGAGGACGGGGCCGCCGTGGGCGCCGGCGCGGTGGTCGGCGCGGGCCTCAGGATAGGCAGGCGCAGCGTAATAGGGATGGGCTCGGTGGTTACAAAGGATGTGCCCAGCGGGGTGGTGGTTGCAGGCAACCCGGCCCGGGAGATGTACAACAGGGAGGAATACGACAAAAAGATGTCCCGGTGGGCAGGCTCTCAGCCCTGAACCCTGCGGAAGATCCACCTTTTGACGCCCGTCAGTATGAGCACCCAGGCGGCCACCAGAGCTACTGCAACTGCCGCCTTGGCGCCAGACGTGATGATCCCGTCGAGCTCCCCGTAGCCTGACACGGTAAGGGGCCCGAGCAGTGCTACCACTATGCCTCCTCCCGCTAGGATGAGGGCCCACATGGCCACGATAAACGCGATTATCGAGCGCATTTTCAGGGCCACGCCGCCGTCATTGCTGCGGTGATCACCGCCAGAATACCAGAGAATGCCGCAAGCAGGAATATGCTGCGCGCCACCTCCGCCTCTTTCATGGGGCCGCGGGCCAGTATGAGCCGCACCAGTGTAACGGGGGCGCCCTTTTCGCGCGTGGCCCGGAGGTGAAAGTCGTCGGTCGTCTCGACGGGCCTTGCCTTGATCTGCCGGTGCTCCACTATGCGGCGCATGCTCGACAGGAACAAAAACGAGTTGATCACGGCCGGCAGCAGAGCAACTGCGGCTATTATCTCCACGCCGCCTGCAAGCGCTATGGCGCCGTACATTGCGCCAAGTGCGAGAGCCCCGGAGTCCCCGGGGAATATCCTGCTCGGATTCTTGTGATACCTGTAGAACGCAAGCGCCACCAGGGGGAGGGGCATGCTGACTGCCGCCATCTCATAGTTTCCGATGATGACAAGCGAGATGGTCAGCGCCGCCCCCGCTATCACCATGAAGCCGCTGGATACC
Coding sequences within it:
- a CDS encoding branched-chain amino acid aminotransferase/4-amino-4-deoxychorismate lyase (COG0115) translates to MGSPRFGLIWFDGKFVPVDKPLVTLTTHAIHYGTSAFEGIRAYWDSDELRIFRLRDHVRRLRRSGAYYSMRLRYTDRELMDGMAGLCRRNRVKESCYIRPFYFVGEHGINLHVTRAAPTHVAMLVLPLRDIFDKGGISAEIVGRRKFSDLSTPVQAKMGGNYLNSIIATQEAKRGGFDEAILLDHRGDVSEAPGENIFVVKGGRLHTPPSSSSALDGITRDTVMRLAEDLGYSASARRISKERLLGADEVFLTGTAAEIVPVVRIGKKRIGRRPGPITEELMQEYQRTVAGRNPRYSRWLTGVYG
- a CDS encoding dehydrogenase (COG0673) — encoded protein: MRVAQIGTGGWGKNHTRVLSEIGALAAVCDRDESRASEYGEKHKVPHYTSVDALIERGEFDAAVICTPTATHAEVAGRLISAGKHVLVEKPMTYLASDGERLAEAARKNKVLLTCGYIERFNPAVEEVRKMVRSGSCGDLVMLEFHRENRMPPHIKDVGIIYDTSVHDIDTAMWLFGGTPQVVFARAGRIRHEHEDFASIMLGFEGDRVAVISSNWITPARVRTFNAVCTEAIISSDFISQEVRTTREGSTEVAGGGGEEPLLREIRSFIGAAEGKNEPVVKAREAVNVTRIAEAALLSSSRGVPIYLELE
- a CDS encoding conserved hypothetical protein (COG2835), producing MKRNMVEILACPMDKHHPLELFECGSDGDKVLEGALYCTECSRFYPIIDEIPVMLPDELRDKEEEMEFLKKNRESLPEKVTGSASPWHL
- a CDS encoding acetyltransferase (COG0110) gives rise to the protein MNHISESAKLGKNVSVWHFAYVGDGAELGDNVSVGSLAHVDSGVKVGENTRIGGLAFIPPRTIIGRDVFIGPGAVLANDPYPPSGRLGGTTVEDGAAVGAGAVVGAGLRIGRRSVIGMGSVVTKDVPSGVVVAGNPAREMYNREEYDKKMSRWAGSQP
- a CDS encoding UDP-N-acetylglucosamine-1-phosphate transferase (COG0472), whose product is MEAWLLAALAAPAAFFTVFFMTPPLIGWLRRRDLSVRDVNKPGRVMVARPGGISIMAGILAAEAVLYAAFQSVEVLAITATTAGAFAAGLLDDRRVMSGWFKPLALAAASAPIIVLGAYDPHLSFPLFGSVHIPILYLAVAALMIPITGNTINSIDVLNGVSSGFMVIAGAALTISLVIIGNYEMAAVSMPLPLVALAFYRYHKNPSRIFPGDSGALALGAMYGAIALAGGVEIIAAVALLPAVINSFLFLSSMRRIVEHRQIKARPVETTDDFHLRATREKGAPVTLVRLILARGPMKEAEVARSIFLLAAFSGILAVITAAMTAAWP